GAATTTGTTCCCCACTACGGACACGTACAACATCACCAACTTGGATATCATCAATAGACATGCGTTGGATTTGTCCATCACGCTCGACTTCTGCACCCTTCACTTGTAATGCTGCTAACTTTTCAATCGCATCACTGGCATGGCCTTTTGCGCGTTTTTCAAAGTATTTACCTAAAAGAATGAGCGTAATTAAAACCGCACTTGTTTCAAAATAAAGCGGTACATGTCCTGATTCGTGCGTATGTGTAAACATTAAATAAATACTATAGAAATAGGCAGCTGATGTACCCATCGCAACCAGTACATCCATATTGGCACTTTTATTCGTCAATGATTGATAGGCACCGACATAGAATTGCCACCCTAGAATAAATTGTACCGGTGTAGCCAGAATCAATTGGAACCACGGATTCATAAATAAGTCTGGTACAGGTACAAAACTTAAAAATGAAAAGTGTGCAAACATCGTATATAGCAATGGTAATGATAAAATAAGAGAAATAATAAATTTATTTTTTTGATGTTTCAATTCACGCTGCTTACGTTCACGCGTCTGTTGTTGTGTTTCAATTGGATGTGCTTGGAAACCAATCTTTTCGATACGTTCAAATATATCTTTTTGACTAATTTGAGATGGATCATATTGGACAGCCCCTTTTTCCATCACAAGATTCACATTGGCTGATTCAATACCCGCTTCACGATTGAGTGTGCGTTCAATTCGTGTTGCACAGGCCGCACAATCCATACCTGATATTTTAAATGTCTCTTTTGTCATATGTCCCACTCCAATACCTATAAGGGGTATATTTTGATTTTAAAGAAAGAGCGGGATAACCGTTAGCGATAACGGAATATTCGTCCCACTCTATATGATACTATTTAACGTCGTAACCTACATCATAGATTAATTGTTTTACTTGATCTAATGCAGCGTCATCTGATAATTCAACATCCACCTTATCTTCTGCTGGTGTTGCAACGACTGACACAACATCTTTGTTTTCTTTTACTGCTGTTTCTACTGTTTTTTTGCAATGATCACAACTCATACCTTCTACTGCAATTGTATGTTTAGCCATAATTAATCTTCTCCTTTATATGAATTAATAACAGTGTAACCTGCATCATAAATTTCTTTTTCTAATGTGTTTAGATTGGCTGGGGTTTCATACGTCAAAATCACAATTTGCTTGTCGATGTCGACCTCTGCCGTTTCAACACCAATCATATCTCTCAGGCGCGATTCAAGCTGTTGCTTTTGCTCCTCACTCGAGAGACCTGATAACCATACTTTGCTGTGCACGTACGTTCACCTCCTAATCTTTCATCAACTTTTGGAATGTCACAAGCAATTCATCCATTGCTTCTTGCTCATTCCCACCTTCAACTTTATGCAAAATACACCCTTTCATATGATGTTCTAACAATTTCGAAGCTACACTATTTAAAGCCGATCTCGTAGCACGAATTTGTGTTAAGACATCATCACAATAAACATCTTCTTCAATCATACGATTAATTGCACGCACTTGACCTTCAATGCGATTTAAACGGGATTGCAAATTGCGTTTTGTCACTTCAGAATGATTCGCATGTTCTATCATCGCGTCTCCCTCAATTCTTTGTGATTTATTTTACACTCTTATAATATACCCTATATAGGTATATGTCAATGATATTGATTTTATTATAAATTCACTCGGAAAAGTGCTACAATATGAAGAACATAATTTAAAAGGAGACAATCATGAGCGACTTACTTTTATCATTATTTGCTGATGGCAATGCAGTTGTTAATATTATTTTGATTGGCTTGTTCTTTCTGAATTTAACATTTGTATTCACTATCATCTTTATGGAACGAAGAAGTGCGGAATCAATTTGGGCATGGCTACTCGTATTAGGTCTCTTTCCAATCTTAGGGTTCGTTTTATACTTGCTCTTCGGTCGTCAAATACAACGTAAATCCCTATTTAAATTGGATGAAGAAGATAAAGTTGGCCTAGAACGTCTTGTCAATGAGCAGCTGGAGGAATTGAAAGCAGGTACTTTCGATCCAAACAATCCTCATATGAAGTATTACAGTCATATGATTCAAATGTTGCTATACAATAATGCGGCTTTCTATACAAATGACAATCAGATTAAACTATTCACTGATGGCCATGACAAGTTTGAACGATTAAAGGAAGATATTCGACAGGCGAAAAGTTATATTCATATCCAATATTATATTTTCCGGAAAGATCTACTCGGTCAAGAAATTTTATCTTTACTCGAAGAAAAGCTAGAACAAGGTTTAGAAGTTAAAATGCTTTACGATGACATTGGGTCACGAACTTTGAAACTACGCCACTTTAAAGAATTCCGTGAAAAAGGCGGACAAGTGGAAGCTTTCTTCCCTTCCAAGTTACCTTTAATTAACTTACGAATGAATAACCGTAACCATCGAAAAATCGTCGTGATTGACGGTACAATCGGTTATGTGGGTGGCTTCAATGTTGGGAAAGAATACCTGGGCCTCTCTAAAAAGTTTGGGTATTGGCGTGATACGCATTTACGTATAGAAGGTGAAGCTGTCAACGCCTTGCAGTTACGCTTTATCTTGGACTGGAACTCCCAATCTCATCGTCATAATATTGGCTATGATCCAAAATACTTTCCTGAAAATCATGTCAATGTGGAACATAATACAGGTGTACAAATCGCATCGAGTGGTCCAGATGAATCATGGGAACAGATTAAGTATGGCTATTTAAAAATGATTTCAATGGCTCAGAAGTCTATTTATATTCAAACACCCTATTTCATTCCAGATAATTCCTTTATGGATGCTTTAAAAATTGCAGCACTCGGTGGTGTCGATGTGCATGTAATGATTCCAAACATGCCTGATCATCCATTCGTTTATTGGGCAACCTATAAAAACGTAGCGAGTCTTTTAGAAGCAGGTGCTCGCGTTTATCATTATGAAAATGGCTTTTTACATGCGAAAACGATGACGATTGATGATGAAATCACAAGTGTAGGTACAACGAATATGGATAATCGTAGTTTTTCTTTAAATTTTGAAGTGAACGCTTTTATTTATAATGAAGATATCGCAAAACAAGTACGAGAAAGTTTTGAAAAAGATTTAAAACTTTCTTCAGAACTGACAAAAGAAGCTTATAAAAATCGAGGTCTTTGGATTAAATTTAAAGAGGCAATTAGTCAACTTTTATCACGGATATTATAATGCATGGAAGAGGTTAAAATATGCAAACACATATTAAAGCAGCAGTGAAATATATGAAAGATATTCATGCACAAGATACAACAGGTCACGATATAGCACATGTCAAACGTGTACATCATCTAGCACAAACAATTGCAAAATCTTATCCCAATGCGAATCATTATGTGATTGAGATGGCGGCTTTATTGCACGACACGGTAGATGATAAACTGGTGGATCCTGACCTAGCCTATCAGATACTCAATACATTTCTAGACGACTTAAACGTCACAACTACACATCAAGAGGGCATCCGCTATATTATTCAGCATATGAGTTTTCGTCAAACAAAACAGGTCGGTAAGCTTCAAACAATCGAAGCACAAATTGTACAAGATGCCGATCGTCTCGATGCACTTGGTGCTATTGGCATTGCACGTACCTTTCAATTCGCCGGCCACTTCAAAGAACCCATGTGGACTGGTGAAGCAACTAAAGAATCACTTAGTCATCATGCAGTTGATCTTGATCAGTTATCCCCTTCTGCTATCAAGCATTTTTATGAAAAATTGTTATTACTAAAAGATTTGATGAATACACCTGAAGCGAAAGAAATCGCTACACAACGCCATCAATTTCTTGAACAGTTTCTCGTACAATTCTTTGATGAATGGGAAGTCTCTGACCTATAAAAAATACGCCCGTTACAATATGCATTGTTTGCATACCGTAACGGGCGTTTTATGTGATGTCATTATTTCTTTTTCTTCTTTTTAGATACGACTTTCGTATTTTTACCTGACTTGCTGTTTTGATTCTTCTCAGCTTCCATTTTTGCAATTAATGGTGCTACTTCTTCTTTTGCTTTTTTACTATAAATCACATTCGCAAAGTATGTTTGAACAACAAGGAATGCCGCTGATACAGACCAGTATAAACCTAAAGCGGCTGCTGATGTGTATGAGATCCAGATAATCATGATTGGTGACATGATCATCATCATATAACCCATTTGTCTTTGCTCTTGTGGCATGTTTGATAAAGATACATAAGCTTGTAAGAAATATAAAATACCGGCGATTAATGTAATCCAAATATCTGGCTTATCTAATTGGAACCACATGAAATCAGGGTACTTCGTAATACCGCCACCTGTTGGATATCTAAGGACGAAGTATAATCCCATAATAATCGGCATTTGGATAAGTAATGGTAAACAACCAATCATACTAGACATTGGGTTCATACCATATTTCTTGTAAACATCCATCATTTCTTGGTTGGCTGCAAGTTTTTCTTCTTGTGTACGCGCACGCTTAACCTTTTCTTGTACTGCAGTAATGTCAGGTTTTGCAACCTTCATTTTTTCACGCATCATATGCATGTTTTTGTAGTTTGATAACATCAATGGTAACAATACAATACGTACGACTAATACGATAATAATAATCGCAAGACCGTAGTTATTATCTAATTGATGACCCAACCAATGAATTAAACGGTCCATTGGTTGTACAAATGTATTGTAAAAGAAACCATCACGATTTTCAGGTTTACTATAGTCACAACCAGCTAAGAATAGTGTGACACCTAAAAGCATGGCCAGTAACGCTTTGTTCTTCATTTTTCCACCTCTATACTATTATTCACATAAGTGTCATTTTATCATATAACGTATTGAGGTGGAAACATTTCTCTGTTTTTAAGTCTATTTATTTAAAATAATGCAAGTAGCGTGACACAGATCTTTCAATATTATCACTTTGTGTAATTGAAGAAATCGTTGCAACCCCATCCGCACCATTATTAATAATAGAAGCCATATTTTCTTCAGTAATACCACCTATCGCAACAATTGGAATTTCCTCATCATAGCGGCGCATACGACGAATCATTTCAATACCACCTGCTTGTTTGGCATCACTTTTTGATTGTGTTCTATAAACAGGACCAACACCGATATAATCTACATGTGTTAGGTCCGATTGATCATATTCTTCAAAATTACTTACGCTCAAACCGATGATTTTATCCCCTGCTTGCGCATAAAAACTTTGAACTTCTGCATCATCTTGTCCTACATGAATACCATCTGCATCAATTTCCAATGCTAAATCAACATCATCATTGACAATAAATGGCACTTGATAGGCTTTACAAAGTTTTTGAAGTGCTAATGCTTTTTCCTTTTTAGCCTCTCCAGTCAGAGCTGAAGGCCCTTTTTCACGGAATTGAAACATCGTAATACCTGCTTTTAATGCTGATTCAAGGATGTCATCTAAGTTTCCTTTTTTTACGTCTTGCGTCCCCGCAATAAAGTAAACACGTAATTGTTTACGATCAAATGTCATCATTCTTCACTTCTCTCTTTTTTATCTCTTGCTGAAAAGCTACCGTCGCCGTTTGATTCAATGCATCTAAAAAGGCAACGGAGAATGTACCCGGTAAGTCAGCACCCGCTCTCACTTCCGCACGTTCGGCAGAAATCGTATAATATGATACCGCTTCTGATAATTTTTCTATTGAAGGATGTGTTTCTTTCATTAAAAAACTAGCAATCACAGCGCCTAATAAACAACCCGTACCT
This region of Staphylococcus sp. IVB6240 genomic DNA includes:
- a CDS encoding HD domain-containing protein, producing the protein MQTHIKAAVKYMKDIHAQDTTGHDIAHVKRVHHLAQTIAKSYPNANHYVIEMAALLHDTVDDKLVDPDLAYQILNTFLDDLNVTTTHQEGIRYIIQHMSFRQTKQVGKLQTIEAQIVQDADRLDALGAIGIARTFQFAGHFKEPMWTGEATKESLSHHAVDLDQLSPSAIKHFYEKLLLLKDLMNTPEAKEIATQRHQFLEQFLVQFFDEWEVSDL
- the thiE gene encoding thiamine phosphate synthase encodes the protein MTFDRKQLRVYFIAGTQDVKKGNLDDILESALKAGITMFQFREKGPSALTGEAKKEKALALQKLCKAYQVPFIVNDDVDLALEIDADGIHVGQDDAEVQSFYAQAGDKIIGLSVSNFEEYDQSDLTHVDYIGVGPVYRTQSKSDAKQAGGIEMIRRMRRYDEEIPIVAIGGITEENMASIINNGADGVATISSITQSDNIERSVSRYLHYFK
- the cls gene encoding cardiolipin synthase; translation: MSDLLLSLFADGNAVVNIILIGLFFLNLTFVFTIIFMERRSAESIWAWLLVLGLFPILGFVLYLLFGRQIQRKSLFKLDEEDKVGLERLVNEQLEELKAGTFDPNNPHMKYYSHMIQMLLYNNAAFYTNDNQIKLFTDGHDKFERLKEDIRQAKSYIHIQYYIFRKDLLGQEILSLLEEKLEQGLEVKMLYDDIGSRTLKLRHFKEFREKGGQVEAFFPSKLPLINLRMNNRNHRKIVVIDGTIGYVGGFNVGKEYLGLSKKFGYWRDTHLRIEGEAVNALQLRFILDWNSQSHRHNIGYDPKYFPENHVNVEHNTGVQIASSGPDESWEQIKYGYLKMISMAQKSIYIQTPYFIPDNSFMDALKIAALGGVDVHVMIPNMPDHPFVYWATYKNVASLLEAGARVYHYENGFLHAKTMTIDDEITSVGTTNMDNRSFSLNFEVNAFIYNEDIAKQVRESFEKDLKLSSELTKEAYKNRGLWIKFKEAISQLLSRIL
- the yidC gene encoding membrane protein insertase YidC: MKNKALLAMLLGVTLFLAGCDYSKPENRDGFFYNTFVQPMDRLIHWLGHQLDNNYGLAIIIIVLVVRIVLLPLMLSNYKNMHMMREKMKVAKPDITAVQEKVKRARTQEEKLAANQEMMDVYKKYGMNPMSSMIGCLPLLIQMPIIMGLYFVLRYPTGGGITKYPDFMWFQLDKPDIWITLIAGILYFLQAYVSLSNMPQEQRQMGYMMMIMSPIMIIWISYTSAAALGLYWSVSAAFLVVQTYFANVIYSKKAKEEVAPLIAKMEAEKNQNSKSGKNTKVVSKKKKKK
- a CDS encoding cation transporter is translated as MAKHTIAVEGMSCDHCKKTVETAVKENKDVVSVVATPAEDKVDVELSDDAALDQVKQLIYDVGYDVK
- a CDS encoding heavy metal-associated domain-containing protein, encoding MHSKVWLSGLSSEEQKQQLESRLRDMIGVETAEVDIDKQIVILTYETPANLNTLEKEIYDAGYTVINSYKGED
- the csoR gene encoding copper-sensing transcriptional repressor CsoR, whose product is MIEHANHSEVTKRNLQSRLNRIEGQVRAINRMIEEDVYCDDVLTQIRATRSALNSVASKLLEHHMKGCILHKVEGGNEQEAMDELLVTFQKLMKD